In Homo sapiens chromosome 11, GRCh38.p14 Primary Assembly, one DNA window encodes the following:
- the CDHR5 gene encoding cadherin-related family member 5 isoform X3, with protein MGSWALLWPPLLFTGLLVRPPGTMAQAQYCSVNKDIFEVEENTNVTEPLVDIHVPEGQEVTLGALSTPFAFRIQGNQLFLNVTPDYEEKSLLEAQLLCQSGGTLVTQLRVFVSVLDVNDNAPEFPFKTKEIRVEEDTKVNSTVIPETQLQAEDRDKDDILFYTLQEMTAGASDYFSLVSVNRPALRLDRPLDFYERPNMTFWLLVRDTPGENVEPSHTATATLVLNVVPADLRPPWFLPCTFSDGYVCIQAQYHGAVPTGHILPSPLVLRPGPIYAEDGDRGINQPIIYSIFRGNVNGTFIIHPDSGNLTVARSVPSPMTFLLLVKGQQADLARYSVTQVTVEAVAAAGSPPRFPQRLYRGTVARGAGAGVVVKDAAAPSQPLRIQAQDPEFSDLNSAITYRITNHSHFRMEGEVVLTTTTLAQAGAFYAEVEAHNTVTSGTATTVIEIQVSEQEPPSTAQTPEAGTSQPMPPGMGTSTSHQPTTPGGGTAQTPEPGTSQPMPLSKSTPSSGGGPSEDKRFSVVDMAALGGVLGALLLLALLGLAVLVHKHYGPRLKCCCGKAPEPQPQGFDNQAFLPDHKANWAPVPSPTHDPKPAEAPMPAEPAPPGPASPGGAPEPPAAARAGGSPTAVRSILTKERRPEGGYKAVWFGEDIGTEADVVVLNAPTLDVDGASDSGSGDEGEGAGRGGGPYDAPGGDDSYI; from the exons ATGGGGTCTTGGGCCCTGCTGTGGCCTCCCCTGCTGTTCACCGGGCTGCTCGTCCGACCCCCGGGGACCATGGCCCAGGCCCAGT ACTGCTCTGTGAACAAGGACATCTTTGAAGTAGAGGAGAACACAAATGTCACCGAGCCGCTGGTGGACATCCACGTCCCGGAGGGCCAGGAGGTGACCCTCGGAGCCTTGTCCACCCCCTTTGCATTTCGGATCCAGGGAAACCAGCTGTTTCTCAACGTGACTCCTGATTACGAG GAGAAGTCACTGCTTGAGGCTCAGCTGCTGTGTCAGAGCGGAGGCACATTG GTGACCCAGCTAAGGGTGTTCGTGTCAGTGCTGGACGTCAATGACAATGCCCCCGAATTCCCCTTTAAGACCAAGGAGATAAGGGTGGAGGAG gacACGAAAGTGAACTCCACCGTCATCCCCGAGACGCAACTGCAGGCTGAGGACCGCGACAAGGACGACATTCTGTTCTACACCCTCCAGGAAATGACAGCA GGTGCCAGTGACTACTTCTCCCTGGTGAGTGTAAACCGTCCCGCCCTGAGGCTGGACCGGCCCCTGGACTTCTACGAGCGGCCGAACATGACCTTCTGGCTGCTGGTGCGG GACACTCCGGGGGAGAATGTGGAACCCAGCCACACTGCCACCGCCACACTAGTGCTGAACGTGGTGCCCGCCGACCTGCGGCCCCCGTGGTTCCTGCCCTGCACCTTCTCAGATGGCTACGTCTGCATTCAAGCTCAGTACCACGGGGCTGTCCCCACGGGGCACATACTG CCATCTCCCCTCGTCCTGCGTCCCGGACCCATCTACGCTGAGGACGGAGACCGCGGCATCAACCAGCCCATCATCTACAGCATCTTTAGGG GAAACGTGAATGGTACATTCATCATCCACCCAGACTCGGGCAACCTCACCGTGGCCAGGAGTGTCCCCAGCCCCATGACCTTCCTTCTGCTGGTGAAG GGCCAACAGGCCGACCTTGCCCGCTACTCAGTGACCCAGGTCACCGTGGAGGCTGTGGCTGCGGCCGGGAGCCCGCCCCGCTTCCCCCAGAGACTGTATCGTGGCACCGTGGCGCGTGGCGCTGGAGCGGGCGTTGTGGTCAAGGATGCAGCtgccccttctcagcctctgaggATCCAGGCTCAGGACCCGGAGTTCTCG GACCTCAACTCGGCCATCACATATCGAATTACCAACCACTCACACTTCCGGATGGAGGGAGAGGTTGTGCTGACCACCACCACACTGGCACAGGCGGGAGCCTTCTACGCAGAG GTTGAGGCCCACAACACGGTGACCTCTGGCACCGCAACCACAGTCATTGAGATACAAGTTTCCGAACAGGAGCCCCCCTCCACAG CACAGACCCCAGAGGCAGGAACCTCTCAGCCGATGCCCCCCGGTATGGGAACCAGCACCTCCCACCAACCAACCACACCCGGTGGGGGCACAGCACAGACCCCAGAGCCAGGAACCTCTCAGCCGATGCCCCTCAGCAAGAGCACCCCATCTTCAG GTGGCGGCCCCTCGGAGGACAAGCGCTTCTCGGTGGTGGATATGGCGGCCCTGGGCGGGGTGCTGGGTgcgctgctgctgctggctctcCTTGGCCTCGCCGTCCTTGTCCACAAGCACTATGGCCCCCGGCTCAAGTGCTGCTGTGGCAAAGCTCCG GAGCCCCAGCCCCAAGGCTTTGACAACCAGGCGTTCCTCCCTGACCACAAGGCCAACTGGGCGCCCGTCCCCAGCCCCACGCACGACCCCAAGCCCGCGGAGGCACCGATGCCCGCAGAGCCCGCACCCCCCGGCCCTGCCTCCCCAGGCGGTGCCCCTGAGCCCCCCGCAGCGGCCCGAGCTGGCGGAAGCCCCACGGCGGTGAGGTCCATCCT
- the CDHR5 gene encoding cadherin-related family member 5 isoform X2: MGSWALLWPPLLFTGLLVRPPGTMAQAQYCSVNKDIFEVEENTNVTEPLVDIHVPEGQEVTLGALSTPFAFRIQGNQLFLNVTPDYEEKSLLEAQLLCQSGGTLVTQLRVFVSVLDVNDNAPEFPFKTKEIRVEEDTKVNSTVIPETQLQAEDRDKDDILFYTLQEMTAGASDYFSLVSVNRPALRLDRPLDFYERPNMTFWLLVRDTPGENVEPSHTATATLVLNVVPADLRPPWFLPCTFSDGYVCIQAQYHGAVPTGHILPSPLVLRPGPIYAEDGDRGINQPIIYSIFRGNVNGTFIIHPDSGNLTVARSVPSPMTFLLLVKGQQADLARYSVTQVTVEAVAAAGSPPRFPQRLYRGTVARGAGAGVVVKDAAAPSQPLRIQAQDPEFSDLNSAITYRITNHSHFRMEGEVVLTTTTLAQAGAFYAEVEAHNTVTSGTATTVIEIQVSEQEPPSTAQTPEPGTSQPMPPSMGTSTSHQPATPGGGTAQTPEAGTSQPMPPGMGTSTSHQPTTPGGGTAQTPEPGTSQPMPLSKSTPSSGGGPSEDKRFSVVDMAALGGVLGALLLLALLGLAVLVHKHYGPRLKCCCGKAPEPQPQGFDNQAFLPDHKANWAPVPSPTHDPKPAEAPMPAEPAPPGPASPGGAPEPPAAARAGGSPTAVRSILTKERRPEGGYKAVWFGEDIGTEADVVVLNAPTLDVDGASDSGSGDEGEGAGRGGGPYDAPGGDDSYI; encoded by the exons ATGGGGTCTTGGGCCCTGCTGTGGCCTCCCCTGCTGTTCACCGGGCTGCTCGTCCGACCCCCGGGGACCATGGCCCAGGCCCAGT ACTGCTCTGTGAACAAGGACATCTTTGAAGTAGAGGAGAACACAAATGTCACCGAGCCGCTGGTGGACATCCACGTCCCGGAGGGCCAGGAGGTGACCCTCGGAGCCTTGTCCACCCCCTTTGCATTTCGGATCCAGGGAAACCAGCTGTTTCTCAACGTGACTCCTGATTACGAG GAGAAGTCACTGCTTGAGGCTCAGCTGCTGTGTCAGAGCGGAGGCACATTG GTGACCCAGCTAAGGGTGTTCGTGTCAGTGCTGGACGTCAATGACAATGCCCCCGAATTCCCCTTTAAGACCAAGGAGATAAGGGTGGAGGAG gacACGAAAGTGAACTCCACCGTCATCCCCGAGACGCAACTGCAGGCTGAGGACCGCGACAAGGACGACATTCTGTTCTACACCCTCCAGGAAATGACAGCA GGTGCCAGTGACTACTTCTCCCTGGTGAGTGTAAACCGTCCCGCCCTGAGGCTGGACCGGCCCCTGGACTTCTACGAGCGGCCGAACATGACCTTCTGGCTGCTGGTGCGG GACACTCCGGGGGAGAATGTGGAACCCAGCCACACTGCCACCGCCACACTAGTGCTGAACGTGGTGCCCGCCGACCTGCGGCCCCCGTGGTTCCTGCCCTGCACCTTCTCAGATGGCTACGTCTGCATTCAAGCTCAGTACCACGGGGCTGTCCCCACGGGGCACATACTG CCATCTCCCCTCGTCCTGCGTCCCGGACCCATCTACGCTGAGGACGGAGACCGCGGCATCAACCAGCCCATCATCTACAGCATCTTTAGGG GAAACGTGAATGGTACATTCATCATCCACCCAGACTCGGGCAACCTCACCGTGGCCAGGAGTGTCCCCAGCCCCATGACCTTCCTTCTGCTGGTGAAG GGCCAACAGGCCGACCTTGCCCGCTACTCAGTGACCCAGGTCACCGTGGAGGCTGTGGCTGCGGCCGGGAGCCCGCCCCGCTTCCCCCAGAGACTGTATCGTGGCACCGTGGCGCGTGGCGCTGGAGCGGGCGTTGTGGTCAAGGATGCAGCtgccccttctcagcctctgaggATCCAGGCTCAGGACCCGGAGTTCTCG GACCTCAACTCGGCCATCACATATCGAATTACCAACCACTCACACTTCCGGATGGAGGGAGAGGTTGTGCTGACCACCACCACACTGGCACAGGCGGGAGCCTTCTACGCAGAG GTTGAGGCCCACAACACGGTGACCTCTGGCACCGCAACCACAGTCATTGAGATACAAGTTTCCGAACAGGAGCCCCCCTCCACAG CACAGACCCCAGAGCCAGGAACCTCTCAGCCGATGCCCCCCAGTATGGGAACCAGCACCTCCCACCAACCAGCCACACCCGGTGGGGGCACAGCACAGACCCCAGAGGCAGGAACCTCTCAGCCGATGCCCCCCGGTATGGGAACCAGCACCTCCCACCAACCAACCACACCCGGTGGGGGCACAGCACAGACCCCAGAGCCAGGAACCTCTCAGCCGATGCCCCTCAGCAAGAGCACCCCATCTTCAG GTGGCGGCCCCTCGGAGGACAAGCGCTTCTCGGTGGTGGATATGGCGGCCCTGGGCGGGGTGCTGGGTgcgctgctgctgctggctctcCTTGGCCTCGCCGTCCTTGTCCACAAGCACTATGGCCCCCGGCTCAAGTGCTGCTGTGGCAAAGCTCCG GAGCCCCAGCCCCAAGGCTTTGACAACCAGGCGTTCCTCCCTGACCACAAGGCCAACTGGGCGCCCGTCCCCAGCCCCACGCACGACCCCAAGCCCGCGGAGGCACCGATGCCCGCAGAGCCCGCACCCCCCGGCCCTGCCTCCCCAGGCGGTGCCCCTGAGCCCCCCGCAGCGGCCCGAGCTGGCGGAAGCCCCACGGCGGTGAGGTCCATCCT
- the CDHR5 gene encoding cadherin-related family member 5 isoform X1, translated as MGSWALLWPPLLFTGLLVRPPGTMAQAQYCSVNKDIFEVEENTNVTEPLVDIHVPEGQEVTLGALSTPFAFRIQGNQLFLNVTPDYEEKSLLEAQLLCQSGGTLVTQLRVFVSVLDVNDNAPEFPFKTKEIRVEEDTKVNSTVIPETQLQAEDRDKDDILFYTLQEMTAGASDYFSLVSVNRPALRLDRPLDFYERPNMTFWLLVRDTPGENVEPSHTATATLVLNVVPADLRPPWFLPCTFSDGYVCIQAQYHGAVPTGHILPSPLVLRPGPIYAEDGDRGINQPIIYSIFRGNVNGTFIIHPDSGNLTVARSVPSPMTFLLLVKGQQADLARYSVTQVTVEAVAAAGSPPRFPQRLYRGTVARGAGAGVVVKDAAAPSQPLRIQAQDPEFSDLNSAITYRITNHSHFRMEGEVVLTTTTLAQAGAFYAEVEAHNTVTSGTATTVIEIQVSEQEPPSTAQTPKPGTSQPMPPGVGTSTSHQPATPSGGTAQTPEPGTSQPMPPSMGTSTSHQPATPGGGTAQTPEAGTSQPMPPGMGTSTSHQPTTPGGGTAQTPEPGTSQPMPLSKSTPSSGGGPSEDKRFSVVDMAALGGVLGALLLLALLGLAVLVHKHYGPRLKCCCGKAPEPQPQGFDNQAFLPDHKANWAPVPSPTHDPKPAEAPMPAEPAPPGPASPGGAPEPPAAARAGGSPTAVRSILTKERRPEGGYKAVWFGEDIGTEADVVVLNAPTLDVDGASDSGSGDEGEGAGRGGGPYDAPGGDDSYI; from the exons ATGGGGTCTTGGGCCCTGCTGTGGCCTCCCCTGCTGTTCACCGGGCTGCTCGTCCGACCCCCGGGGACCATGGCCCAGGCCCAGT ACTGCTCTGTGAACAAGGACATCTTTGAAGTAGAGGAGAACACAAATGTCACCGAGCCGCTGGTGGACATCCACGTCCCGGAGGGCCAGGAGGTGACCCTCGGAGCCTTGTCCACCCCCTTTGCATTTCGGATCCAGGGAAACCAGCTGTTTCTCAACGTGACTCCTGATTACGAG GAGAAGTCACTGCTTGAGGCTCAGCTGCTGTGTCAGAGCGGAGGCACATTG GTGACCCAGCTAAGGGTGTTCGTGTCAGTGCTGGACGTCAATGACAATGCCCCCGAATTCCCCTTTAAGACCAAGGAGATAAGGGTGGAGGAG gacACGAAAGTGAACTCCACCGTCATCCCCGAGACGCAACTGCAGGCTGAGGACCGCGACAAGGACGACATTCTGTTCTACACCCTCCAGGAAATGACAGCA GGTGCCAGTGACTACTTCTCCCTGGTGAGTGTAAACCGTCCCGCCCTGAGGCTGGACCGGCCCCTGGACTTCTACGAGCGGCCGAACATGACCTTCTGGCTGCTGGTGCGG GACACTCCGGGGGAGAATGTGGAACCCAGCCACACTGCCACCGCCACACTAGTGCTGAACGTGGTGCCCGCCGACCTGCGGCCCCCGTGGTTCCTGCCCTGCACCTTCTCAGATGGCTACGTCTGCATTCAAGCTCAGTACCACGGGGCTGTCCCCACGGGGCACATACTG CCATCTCCCCTCGTCCTGCGTCCCGGACCCATCTACGCTGAGGACGGAGACCGCGGCATCAACCAGCCCATCATCTACAGCATCTTTAGGG GAAACGTGAATGGTACATTCATCATCCACCCAGACTCGGGCAACCTCACCGTGGCCAGGAGTGTCCCCAGCCCCATGACCTTCCTTCTGCTGGTGAAG GGCCAACAGGCCGACCTTGCCCGCTACTCAGTGACCCAGGTCACCGTGGAGGCTGTGGCTGCGGCCGGGAGCCCGCCCCGCTTCCCCCAGAGACTGTATCGTGGCACCGTGGCGCGTGGCGCTGGAGCGGGCGTTGTGGTCAAGGATGCAGCtgccccttctcagcctctgaggATCCAGGCTCAGGACCCGGAGTTCTCG GACCTCAACTCGGCCATCACATATCGAATTACCAACCACTCACACTTCCGGATGGAGGGAGAGGTTGTGCTGACCACCACCACACTGGCACAGGCGGGAGCCTTCTACGCAGAG GTTGAGGCCCACAACACGGTGACCTCTGGCACCGCAACCACAGTCATTGAGATACAAGTTTCCGAACAGGAGCCCCCCTCCACAG CACAGACCCCAAAGCCAGGAACCTCTCAGCCGATGCCCCCCGGTGTGGGAACCAGCACCTCCCACCAACCAGCCACACCCAGTGGGGGCACAGCACAGACCCCAGAGCCAGGAACCTCTCAGCCGATGCCCCCCAGTATGGGAACCAGCACCTCCCACCAACCAGCCACACCCGGTGGGGGCACAGCACAGACCCCAGAGGCAGGAACCTCTCAGCCGATGCCCCCCGGTATGGGAACCAGCACCTCCCACCAACCAACCACACCCGGTGGGGGCACAGCACAGACCCCAGAGCCAGGAACCTCTCAGCCGATGCCCCTCAGCAAGAGCACCCCATCTTCAG GTGGCGGCCCCTCGGAGGACAAGCGCTTCTCGGTGGTGGATATGGCGGCCCTGGGCGGGGTGCTGGGTgcgctgctgctgctggctctcCTTGGCCTCGCCGTCCTTGTCCACAAGCACTATGGCCCCCGGCTCAAGTGCTGCTGTGGCAAAGCTCCG GAGCCCCAGCCCCAAGGCTTTGACAACCAGGCGTTCCTCCCTGACCACAAGGCCAACTGGGCGCCCGTCCCCAGCCCCACGCACGACCCCAAGCCCGCGGAGGCACCGATGCCCGCAGAGCCCGCACCCCCCGGCCCTGCCTCCCCAGGCGGTGCCCCTGAGCCCCCCGCAGCGGCCCGAGCTGGCGGAAGCCCCACGGCGGTGAGGTCCATCCT
- the CDHR5 gene encoding cadherin-related family member 5 isoform 4 precursor (isoform 4 precursor is encoded by transcript variant 4) → MGSWALLWPPLLFTGLLVRPPGTMAQAQYCSVNKDIFEVEENTNVTEPLVDIHVPEGQEVTLGALSTPFAFRIQGNQLFLNVTPDYEEKSLLEAQLLCQSGGTLVTQLRVFVSVLDVNDNAPEFPFKTKEIRVEEDTKVNSTVIPETQLQAEDRDKDDILFYTLQEMTAGASDYFSLVSVNRPALRLDRPLDFYERPNMTFWLLVRDTPGENVEPSHTATATLVLNVVPADLRPPWFLPCTFSDGYVCIQAQYHGAVPTGHILPSPLVLRPGPIYAEDGDRGINQPIIYSIFRGNVNGTFIIHPDSGNLTVARSVPSPMTFLLLVKGQQADLARYSVTQVTVEAVAAAGSPPRFPQRLYRGTVARGAGAGVVVKDAAAPSQPLRIQAQDPEFSDLNSAITYRITNHSHFRMEGEVVLTTTTLAQAGAFYAEVEAHNTVTSGTATTVIEIQVSEQEPPSTEAGGTTGPWTSTTSEVPRPPEPSQGPSTTSSGGGTGPHPPSGTTLRPPTSSTPGGPPGAENSTSHQPATPGGDTAQTPKPGTSQPMPPGVGTSTSHQPATPSGGTAQTPEPGTSQPMPPSMGTSTSHQPATPGGGTAQTPEAGTSQPMPPGMGTSTSHQPTTPGGGTAQTPEPGTSQPMPLSKSTPSSGGGPSEDKRFSVVDMAALGGVLGALLLLALLGLAVLVHKHYGPRLKCCCGKAPEPQPQGFDNQAFLPDHKANWAPVPSPTHDPKPAEAPMPAEPAPPGPASPGGAPEPPAAARAGGSPTAVRSILTKERRPEGGYKAVWFGEDIGTEADVVVLNAPTLDVDGASDSGSGDEGEGAGRGGGPYDAPGGDDSYI, encoded by the exons ATGGGGTCTTGGGCCCTGCTGTGGCCTCCCCTGCTGTTCACCGGGCTGCTCGTCCGACCCCCGGGGACCATGGCCCAGGCCCAGT ACTGCTCTGTGAACAAGGACATCTTTGAAGTAGAGGAGAACACAAATGTCACCGAGCCGCTGGTGGACATCCACGTCCCGGAGGGCCAGGAGGTGACCCTCGGAGCCTTGTCCACCCCCTTTGCATTTCGGATCCAGGGAAACCAGCTGTTTCTCAACGTGACTCCTGATTACGAG GAGAAGTCACTGCTTGAGGCTCAGCTGCTGTGTCAGAGCGGAGGCACATTG GTGACCCAGCTAAGGGTGTTCGTGTCAGTGCTGGACGTCAATGACAATGCCCCCGAATTCCCCTTTAAGACCAAGGAGATAAGGGTGGAGGAG gacACGAAAGTGAACTCCACCGTCATCCCCGAGACGCAACTGCAGGCTGAGGACCGCGACAAGGACGACATTCTGTTCTACACCCTCCAGGAAATGACAGCA GGTGCCAGTGACTACTTCTCCCTGGTGAGTGTAAACCGTCCCGCCCTGAGGCTGGACCGGCCCCTGGACTTCTACGAGCGGCCGAACATGACCTTCTGGCTGCTGGTGCGG GACACTCCGGGGGAGAATGTGGAACCCAGCCACACTGCCACCGCCACACTAGTGCTGAACGTGGTGCCCGCCGACCTGCGGCCCCCGTGGTTCCTGCCCTGCACCTTCTCAGATGGCTACGTCTGCATTCAAGCTCAGTACCACGGGGCTGTCCCCACGGGGCACATACTG CCATCTCCCCTCGTCCTGCGTCCCGGACCCATCTACGCTGAGGACGGAGACCGCGGCATCAACCAGCCCATCATCTACAGCATCTTTAGGG GAAACGTGAATGGTACATTCATCATCCACCCAGACTCGGGCAACCTCACCGTGGCCAGGAGTGTCCCCAGCCCCATGACCTTCCTTCTGCTGGTGAAG GGCCAACAGGCCGACCTTGCCCGCTACTCAGTGACCCAGGTCACCGTGGAGGCTGTGGCTGCGGCCGGGAGCCCGCCCCGCTTCCCCCAGAGACTGTATCGTGGCACCGTGGCGCGTGGCGCTGGAGCGGGCGTTGTGGTCAAGGATGCAGCtgccccttctcagcctctgaggATCCAGGCTCAGGACCCGGAGTTCTCG GACCTCAACTCGGCCATCACATATCGAATTACCAACCACTCACACTTCCGGATGGAGGGAGAGGTTGTGCTGACCACCACCACACTGGCACAGGCGGGAGCCTTCTACGCAGAG GTTGAGGCCCACAACACGGTGACCTCTGGCACCGCAACCACAGTCATTGAGATACAAGTTTCCGAACAGGAGCCCCCCTCCACAG AGGCTGGAGGAACAACTGGGCCCTGGACCAGCACCACTTCCGAGGTCCCCAGACCCCCTGAGCCCTCCCAGGGACCCTCCACGACCAGCTCTGGGGGAGGCACAGGCCCTCATCCACCCTCTGGCACAACTCTGAGGCCACCAACCTCGTCCACACCCGGGGGGCCCCCGGGTGCAGAAAACAGCACCTCCCACCAACCAGCCACTCCCGGTGGGGACACAGCACAGACCCCAAAGCCAGGAACCTCTCAGCCGATGCCCCCCGGTGTGGGAACCAGCACCTCCCACCAACCAGCCACACCCAGTGGGGGCACAGCACAGACCCCAGAGCCAGGAACCTCTCAGCCGATGCCCCCCAGTATGGGAACCAGCACCTCCCACCAACCAGCCACACCCGGTGGGGGCACAGCACAGACCCCAGAGGCAGGAACCTCTCAGCCGATGCCCCCCGGTATGGGAACCAGCACCTCCCACCAACCAACCACACCCGGTGGGGGCACAGCACAGACCCCAGAGCCAGGAACCTCTCAGCCGATGCCCCTCAGCAAGAGCACCCCATCTTCAG GTGGCGGCCCCTCGGAGGACAAGCGCTTCTCGGTGGTGGATATGGCGGCCCTGGGCGGGGTGCTGGGTgcgctgctgctgctggctctcCTTGGCCTCGCCGTCCTTGTCCACAAGCACTATGGCCCCCGGCTCAAGTGCTGCTGTGGCAAAGCTCCG GAGCCCCAGCCCCAAGGCTTTGACAACCAGGCGTTCCTCCCTGACCACAAGGCCAACTGGGCGCCCGTCCCCAGCCCCACGCACGACCCCAAGCCCGCGGAGGCACCGATGCCCGCAGAGCCCGCACCCCCCGGCCCTGCCTCCCCAGGCGGTGCCCCTGAGCCCCCCGCAGCGGCCCGAGCTGGCGGAAGCCCCACGGCGGTGAGGTCCATCCT
- the CDHR5 gene encoding cadherin-related family member 5 isoform 1 precursor (isoform 1 precursor is encoded by transcript variant 1), whose protein sequence is MGSWALLWPPLLFTGLLVRPPGTMAQAQYCSVNKDIFEVEENTNVTEPLVDIHVPEGQEVTLGALSTPFAFRIQGNQLFLNVTPDYEEKSLLEAQLLCQSGGTLVTQLRVFVSVLDVNDNAPEFPFKTKEIRVEEDTKVNSTVIPETQLQAEDRDKDDILFYTLQEMTAGASDYFSLVSVNRPALRLDRPLDFYERPNMTFWLLVRDTPGENVEPSHTATATLVLNVVPADLRPPWFLPCTFSDGYVCIQAQYHGAVPTGHILPSPLVLRPGPIYAEDGDRGINQPIIYSIFRGNVNGTFIIHPDSGNLTVARSVPSPMTFLLLVKGQQADLARYSVTQVTVEAVAAAGSPPRFPQRLYRGTVARGAGAGVVVKDAAAPSQPLRIQAQDPEFSDLNSAITYRITNHSHFRMEGEVVLTTTTLAQAGAFYAEVEAHNTVTSGTATTVIEIQVSEQEPPSTDVPPSPEAGGTTGPWTSTTSEVPRPPEPSQGPSTTSSGGGTGPHPPSGTTLRPPTSSTPGGPPGAENSTSHQPATPGGDTAQTPKPGTSQPMPPGVGTSTSHQPATPSGGTAQTPEPGTSQPMPPSMGTSTSHQPATPGGGTAQTPEAGTSQPMPPGMGTSTSHQPTTPGGGTAQTPEPGTSQPMPLSKSTPSSGGGPSEDKRFSVVDMAALGGVLGALLLLALLGLAVLVHKHYGPRLKCCCGKAPEPQPQGFDNQAFLPDHKANWAPVPSPTHDPKPAEAPMPAEPAPPGPASPGGAPEPPAAARAGGSPTAVRSILTKERRPEGGYKAVWFGEDIGTEADVVVLNAPTLDVDGASDSGSGDEGEGAGRGGGPYDAPGGDDSYI, encoded by the exons ATGGGGTCTTGGGCCCTGCTGTGGCCTCCCCTGCTGTTCACCGGGCTGCTCGTCCGACCCCCGGGGACCATGGCCCAGGCCCAGT ACTGCTCTGTGAACAAGGACATCTTTGAAGTAGAGGAGAACACAAATGTCACCGAGCCGCTGGTGGACATCCACGTCCCGGAGGGCCAGGAGGTGACCCTCGGAGCCTTGTCCACCCCCTTTGCATTTCGGATCCAGGGAAACCAGCTGTTTCTCAACGTGACTCCTGATTACGAG GAGAAGTCACTGCTTGAGGCTCAGCTGCTGTGTCAGAGCGGAGGCACATTG GTGACCCAGCTAAGGGTGTTCGTGTCAGTGCTGGACGTCAATGACAATGCCCCCGAATTCCCCTTTAAGACCAAGGAGATAAGGGTGGAGGAG gacACGAAAGTGAACTCCACCGTCATCCCCGAGACGCAACTGCAGGCTGAGGACCGCGACAAGGACGACATTCTGTTCTACACCCTCCAGGAAATGACAGCA GGTGCCAGTGACTACTTCTCCCTGGTGAGTGTAAACCGTCCCGCCCTGAGGCTGGACCGGCCCCTGGACTTCTACGAGCGGCCGAACATGACCTTCTGGCTGCTGGTGCGG GACACTCCGGGGGAGAATGTGGAACCCAGCCACACTGCCACCGCCACACTAGTGCTGAACGTGGTGCCCGCCGACCTGCGGCCCCCGTGGTTCCTGCCCTGCACCTTCTCAGATGGCTACGTCTGCATTCAAGCTCAGTACCACGGGGCTGTCCCCACGGGGCACATACTG CCATCTCCCCTCGTCCTGCGTCCCGGACCCATCTACGCTGAGGACGGAGACCGCGGCATCAACCAGCCCATCATCTACAGCATCTTTAGGG GAAACGTGAATGGTACATTCATCATCCACCCAGACTCGGGCAACCTCACCGTGGCCAGGAGTGTCCCCAGCCCCATGACCTTCCTTCTGCTGGTGAAG GGCCAACAGGCCGACCTTGCCCGCTACTCAGTGACCCAGGTCACCGTGGAGGCTGTGGCTGCGGCCGGGAGCCCGCCCCGCTTCCCCCAGAGACTGTATCGTGGCACCGTGGCGCGTGGCGCTGGAGCGGGCGTTGTGGTCAAGGATGCAGCtgccccttctcagcctctgaggATCCAGGCTCAGGACCCGGAGTTCTCG GACCTCAACTCGGCCATCACATATCGAATTACCAACCACTCACACTTCCGGATGGAGGGAGAGGTTGTGCTGACCACCACCACACTGGCACAGGCGGGAGCCTTCTACGCAGAG GTTGAGGCCCACAACACGGTGACCTCTGGCACCGCAACCACAGTCATTGAGATACAAGTTTCCGAACAGGAGCCCCCCTCCACAG ATGTCCCCCCATCCCCAGAGGCTGGAGGAACAACTGGGCCCTGGACCAGCACCACTTCCGAGGTCCCCAGACCCCCTGAGCCCTCCCAGGGACCCTCCACGACCAGCTCTGGGGGAGGCACAGGCCCTCATCCACCCTCTGGCACAACTCTGAGGCCACCAACCTCGTCCACACCCGGGGGGCCCCCGGGTGCAGAAAACAGCACCTCCCACCAACCAGCCACTCCCGGTGGGGACACAGCACAGACCCCAAAGCCAGGAACCTCTCAGCCGATGCCCCCCGGTGTGGGAACCAGCACCTCCCACCAACCAGCCACACCCAGTGGGGGCACAGCACAGACCCCAGAGCCAGGAACCTCTCAGCCGATGCCCCCCAGTATGGGAACCAGCACCTCCCACCAACCAGCCACACCCGGTGGGGGCACAGCACAGACCCCAGAGGCAGGAACCTCTCAGCCGATGCCCCCCGGTATGGGAACCAGCACCTCCCACCAACCAACCACACCCGGTGGGGGCACAGCACAGACCCCAGAGCCAGGAACCTCTCAGCCGATGCCCCTCAGCAAGAGCACCCCATCTTCAG GTGGCGGCCCCTCGGAGGACAAGCGCTTCTCGGTGGTGGATATGGCGGCCCTGGGCGGGGTGCTGGGTgcgctgctgctgctggctctcCTTGGCCTCGCCGTCCTTGTCCACAAGCACTATGGCCCCCGGCTCAAGTGCTGCTGTGGCAAAGCTCCG GAGCCCCAGCCCCAAGGCTTTGACAACCAGGCGTTCCTCCCTGACCACAAGGCCAACTGGGCGCCCGTCCCCAGCCCCACGCACGACCCCAAGCCCGCGGAGGCACCGATGCCCGCAGAGCCCGCACCCCCCGGCCCTGCCTCCCCAGGCGGTGCCCCTGAGCCCCCCGCAGCGGCCCGAGCTGGCGGAAGCCCCACGGCGGTGAGGTCCATCCT